The Sulfitobacter donghicola DSW-25 = KCTC 12864 = JCM 14565 genome has a segment encoding these proteins:
- a CDS encoding cytochrome c biogenesis CcdA family protein, with amino-acid sequence MLDVTFAGAAFAGLLSFLSPCILPIVPFYLSYLAGIGMNQISADATIDSKTRMRAVMAAVFFAAGVITIFMGLGAAATMFGQAVREYFDILRWIAAAIIIVMGLHFLGVLRIGILYRQLRADAGETSNVSLLGAYVIGLAFAFGWTPCVGPVLAAILFTAAGADTASTGAGLLFVYGVGMTAPFILAALFIGPFMRWMQKFRRHLGLIEKIMGVMLIVFGLLIATNSMNYIAQWMLSVLPDFGALG; translated from the coding sequence ATGTTGGATGTTACCTTTGCAGGTGCGGCATTTGCTGGCCTTCTTTCATTTCTATCGCCATGTATTTTACCGATCGTTCCGTTTTATCTGAGCTATCTGGCTGGCATCGGTATGAACCAGATTTCGGCAGATGCCACAATAGATAGTAAAACACGAATGCGTGCGGTGATGGCTGCGGTGTTCTTTGCGGCTGGCGTGATTACGATCTTTATGGGGCTGGGGGCGGCCGCGACAATGTTCGGGCAGGCGGTGCGCGAATACTTTGATATTCTGCGCTGGATCGCTGCGGCCATCATCATTGTGATGGGGCTGCATTTCCTTGGCGTGTTGCGGATTGGCATTCTGTATCGCCAATTGCGCGCGGATGCGGGCGAGACATCTAATGTGAGCCTGCTTGGCGCCTATGTGATCGGGCTGGCCTTTGCCTTTGGTTGGACCCCTTGCGTGGGGCCGGTTCTGGCGGCGATCCTGTTTACGGCTGCGGGGGCGGATACGGCATCTACCGGCGCGGGGCTGCTGTTTGTCTATGGTGTCGGCATGACCGCGCCATTCATTCTGGCGGCTCTGTTTATCGGCCCTTTCATGCGCTGGATGCAGAAATTCCGCCGCCATTTGGGCCTGATCGAGAAAATCATGGGTGTGATGCTCATTGTTTTCGGGCTTTTGATTGCAACAAACTCAATGAATTACATTGCCCAGTGGATGCTGTCCGTGTTGCCGGACTTTGGCGCGCTTGGCTGA
- the soxY gene encoding thiosulfate oxidation carrier protein SoxY codes for MEMTRRNAIAMGAGALLIAGLPIRVSAATADEMIAEFTGGAEVGSGDISLTAPEIAENGNTVPIEVSSEAAAEILVLAMGNPTPNVATFKFGKLAASRAASTRIRLAGTQDVVAIAKLEDGSFVQASSTVKVTIGGCGG; via the coding sequence ATGGAAATGACAAGACGTAATGCCATTGCAATGGGGGCAGGTGCCCTTTTGATTGCAGGCCTGCCAATCCGCGTATCTGCTGCAACAGCGGATGAGATGATTGCAGAATTCACCGGCGGTGCCGAAGTTGGCTCAGGCGATATCAGCCTGACAGCTCCGGAAATTGCTGAAAACGGTAACACTGTGCCAATCGAGGTTTCCTCGGAAGCCGCGGCAGAGATTCTGGTTCTGGCGATGGGTAACCCAACGCCAAATGTTGCGACCTTCAAATTCGGCAAATTGGCAGCATCGCGCGCTGCATCCACACGTATCCGCCTTGCAGGTACACAGGATGTTGTTGCGATCGCCAAGCTTGAAGATGGCTCTTTCGTCCAGGCATCA
- the soxX gene encoding sulfur oxidation c-type cytochrome SoxX, whose protein sequence is MRISVITAVTAGLVASTAFAQEVAPTAVSYNEGAVEQSLSGVAGDPANGRLIVGDKGQGNCVACHEVSDLADVPFHGEIGPMLDGAGERWSEAELRGIVANAKMMFEDSLMPSFYKVDGFTRPGNAYTGKAPDDSFGPLLSAQQIEDVVAYLATLKE, encoded by the coding sequence ATGAGGATTTCTGTGATTACCGCCGTTACGGCGGGTCTCGTTGCATCTACAGCATTTGCGCAAGAGGTCGCACCAACAGCGGTCAGCTATAACGAGGGTGCGGTTGAGCAATCCTTGTCTGGTGTCGCTGGTGATCCGGCAAATGGTCGATTGATCGTTGGTGACAAAGGGCAGGGTAACTGCGTTGCCTGTCATGAGGTCTCTGATCTGGCGGATGTACCATTCCACGGCGAAATTGGCCCAATGCTAGACGGCGCCGGAGAGCGCTGGAGCGAAGCCGAGCTGCGTGGGATCGTCGCCAATGCGAAGATGATGTTCGAAGACAGCTTGATGCCGTCCTTTTACAAGGTTGATGGCTTCACCCGTCCGGGCAATGCCTACACAGGCAAGGCACCAGACGACAGCTTTGGTCCTTTGCTAAGCGCCCAACAAATTGAAGATGTCGTGGCTTACCTCGCGACACTCAAAGAGTAA
- a CDS encoding thioredoxin family protein, whose protein sequence is MNRIFAACVALIMGATGVFAAELGDDGLHKAPWMRDTFKDLNEDLEEATAEGKRLMVIIEQRGCIYCKKMHEEVFPNEKIATYIDENFFVVQMNMFGDVEVTDFDGTALPEKDMVKKWGALFTPTILFFPSQVGDSLSAPQAAVATMPGAFGRHTTFNILNWVVEEGYLGDESFQKYNARKIAEQSQ, encoded by the coding sequence ATGAATAGGATTTTTGCTGCATGTGTCGCCTTGATCATGGGTGCAACAGGGGTATTCGCCGCCGAGCTGGGGGATGATGGGCTGCACAAGGCGCCGTGGATGCGGGACACGTTCAAAGACCTCAATGAGGATCTTGAGGAAGCCACGGCAGAGGGCAAGCGCCTGATGGTAATCATTGAACAGCGCGGCTGCATTTATTGTAAAAAAATGCACGAAGAAGTTTTCCCGAACGAAAAAATCGCCACTTACATCGACGAGAATTTCTTTGTCGTGCAGATGAATATGTTTGGCGATGTCGAGGTAACAGACTTTGACGGTACCGCGCTGCCCGAGAAGGATATGGTTAAGAAATGGGGGGCGCTTTTCACGCCGACGATTCTGTTTTTTCCATCTCAGGTTGGCGATTCCTTGTCTGCACCTCAGGCCGCAGTCGCGACAATGCCGGGGGCATTTGGGCGCCACACAACTTTCAATATTCTGAATTGGGTGGTTGAAGAGGGGTATTTGGGGGACGAAAGTTTTCAAAAATACAACGCGAGAAAGATCGCAGAGCAAAGCCAGTAA